The Pseudomonas aeruginosa genome includes the window TTCAGGATTCGCAGCAGTGCCCCGCGCCACCCGGAAAGGTCTCCCCCTGGTTCCACCGGCTCCCCTCGCGTTCTTTCCCAGCCCCGACGAATTGCGCCGCGCCCTGCTCGAATGGGCGCGTAGCGACGGCGTCGCCTGGGTCTTCGTGTTCAAGGCCCTGCTCACCGCCAGCCTCGCCCTGTGGCTGGCCTATCGCCTGGAGCTGCCGCAGCCGAGCACGGTGCTGGTGACGGTCTTCATCGTCATGCAGACGCAGAGCGGGCAGGTCCTAGCCAAGAGCTTCTACCGCATCGTCGGAACCCTGATCGGCCTCAGCGTGATGGTCACTCTGATCGCCCTGTTCGCCCAGGAGCGCGTGCTGTTCCTCGCCTGCCTGGCGCTCTGGGTCGGCCTGTGCACCGCCGGCGCCGCGCGCTACCGCGATTTCCGCGGCTACGCCTGCGTACTCGCCGGCTACACCGCGACCATGATCGGGATTCCAGCCACCGCGCACCCGGAAGGCGCCTTCATGGCGGCGCTGTGGCGGGTCCTGGAAATATCCCTGGGCATCCTCTGCACCGGTACCGTCAGCGCCATCTTCCTGCCGCAGACCAGCGGCGCCGCCCTGCGCAACACACTCTACGGGCGCTTCCGCGACTTCGCCGGTTTCGCCGCCGAAGGCCTGCAGGGCAGCCTCGACGGCGAGCGCTTCGGCGAGCTCAGCGCGCGCTTCGTCGCCCAGTCCGTGGGCCTGGAAAACCTGCGCAGCGCCACTACTTTCGAAGATCCGCACATGCGCCTGCGCAGCGGCCGGCTGATTCGCCTGAACAACGAATTCATGGTCATGACCAGTCGCTTCCACGGCCTCCACCGCCTGCTCGAACGCCTGCGCGGGCGCGGGGCGCAGAATGTCCTGGAGGTCCTGGCGCCCTGCCTGGCGGAGCTTGCCGGGCTGCTCGCGCCGATTCGCGAACGGACGCCCACCGACGCCGACGCCGCGCGCCTGGCCGAACGCATCGAGGCCTACAAGCCGGAACTGATGCAGAACATCCGCCAGGCCCGCCAGCGCCTGGTGGAGCAGCGCCCCGGCGAGAACGACCTGCTGGATTTCAACACCGCTGCCGAACTGGCCTTCCGTTTCACCGACGACCTGCACAACTACGCCCTGACCCACGCTTCCCTGGCCGAACACCACCATGCCCGCGAGCAATGGAAGGAAAGCTTCGTCGCCCGCGCCAACCCGGTCGCCGCGCTGGTCGCCGGAGCGCGCAGCGCGCTGATGATCGGCCTGCTCGGCACGTTCTGGATCCAGACCTCCTGGCCCCACGGCGGCACCTTCGCCCTCACCGCGGTACTGATCTCGGCGCTCTCCTCGACCTCGCCGAATCCCGGCCGGTTGTCGCTGCAACTCACCCTCGGGACCCTCGCCGGGGCCTGCATCGGGCTGTTCGTGCTGCTCTACCTGCTACCCCACGTGGACGGTTTCCCGATGCTGCTCTGCTGCCTGCTGCCGGTCTTCGCGGTCGGCGCCCTGCTGCTCTGGCGGCCGCAGTGGAACGGCTACGGCGTCGGCCTACTGGTGTGGTTCTGCTTCGCCTCGCTGCCGGCCAACATGGCGCGCTACGACGCCCTGGCCTTCTTCAACGAATACCTGGCACTACTCTTGTCGATGGTCCTCGCCACGGTCGCCGCCATGGTGATCCTGCCGCCGAACCGGCCGTGGATGTGGAAGCGCCTGGAGCACGACCTGCGCGAGCGGGTGGTGTTCGCCATCAGCGGCAAGAGCAAGGGCCTGGTCTCCGGTTTCGAAAGCGGCACCCGCGACCTGCTGAACCAGGCCTACACCTTCTCCGCCGGCCGCCCGGACGTGCAACGCCGGTTGCTGGGCTGGATGTTCCTGGTGCTGGAGGTCGGCCAGGCGATCATTGAGCTGCGCCTCGAACAGCAACGCCTGCCCCAGGAGCCCTGCTACGCCGAACGCACCGCCTGGCGCCGGGCGATCCGCCTGATGGGCCGGGCGCTGATCCGGCTGTTCCTGCAACCCGGGCCGAGCAACCGCCAGCGCGCCCTGCACGCGGTGAACCAGGCGATCATGGCGGTACGGGCGGCGCCGGAGCCGCGCGCACCGCAGTTCGATACCTCGCCGCTGCGACGGGTGCTCAGCTACCTGCACTTCATTCGCAGCGCCCTGCTCGACCCGCAATCGCCCCTGGGCCAGGAAAGAAACCCGTGAGCCGGTCGCAAAGCCGCGGCGCAGAAGGCCACAGGGATATTGTTACCGATCCGTACAAGGTTCTTGTCTTGACTGAGTCTATATGTCGCAGCCTATCCCAACTTACAATAAACCCAACAGCCGAAGTTAACTCCCGTTGAACTTCGACTCCGCAACTTGATTGCAGACTTACTTACCCAGCCTTGTTTATCGAGTTGCCCCGGTGACCTGTCCGCCTGTCTTCCGACGGCAGATCGTACCCACTCAGAAACTACTCAGGTAAATAGTAATGAAGGCTTTCGCCCTGATGGCCCTGTTCGCCTGCTCGCCGCTGGTGATGGCGGCTGGCGCCCAGGATCAACCTGCCAGCCAGCAGGAAAACGCTGTTGAAGAATATGCCTATGGCATGCAACTGGATGTGGCTCGCGTTATATCTTCAACCGACACTTCCAATGCCTGCGGCATCGTTCCCGCACGCATGACCTACGAAGATTCGAACGGCCAGAAACATACCGTCGAATATCAGGTCTGGGGCAACGGCTGCACTGGCGGCTAAACTCTGCTCGACCTCCGAAGGATCGCGCCACGAGGGGCAGCTCGCCCATCCGGCGCGATCATTGTGTACTCGGCGGCGACAATCCCGCCCCTCGGCGAACATCCTGGCCGTCTTCCCCACGCCTCATCGTGCTGCCGCCCTTTCACAAGGGCCGACGCCTCCACCGTTTCTTTCCCAGCCTGCAACAAACCGGCAAGCATGCCGCTCAGCCCTCGCCTTGCCCCACGCCATGCTGGCGCAGCTTGTTCGCCGCCGTGGTATGCGAAACGCCGAGGCGCTTGCCCAACTGGCGGCTGCTCGGATGTTCGCGGAACAGGCGCTCCAGCACCGCCTTCTCGAAGCGCCCGACGATGGCGTCGAGGTCTCCTTCCAGGGAAAAATCCCCCAGCGGCTGCGGCGCGCCGTAGTCCGGCAGGCGGATGTGCTCGGCCTTGACCGTTCCCCCTTCGCACAGCGAAACCGCCTGGAACAGCACGTTTTCCAATTGCCGCACGTTGCCCGGCCAGTGGTAGCGTTCGAGACGTTCCAGCGCCTGCGCGGAAAGCTTCGGCAGGCCGCAGCCGATCTGCCGGCTGGCCTGGTCGAGGAAATGCTCGGCGAGCGGCGCCAGGCCATCCAGGCACTCGCGCAGCGGCGGGATGTGCAGCGAGAGCACATTGAGACGGTGATAGAGGTCCTGGCGGAATTCGCCCTTGGCGCAGAGTTCGGACAGGTCTACCTGGGTGGCGCAGATCACCCGCACGTCCAGGTACACCTCCTCGTCGCTGCCGACCCGGCGGAAACAGCCGTCCTGCAGGAAGCGCAACAGCTTGGCCTGCAGGCGCGGGCTCATCTCGCCGACGCCGTCGAGGAACAGCGTGCCGCCGGCGGTAAGCTCCAGCAGGCCGAGCTTGCCCTCCGGGCGGGCGCCCTCGAAGGCTCCCGGACCATAGCCGAACAGCTCGGTCTCGGCCATGGATTCCGGCAGGCCGGCGCAGTTCAACGCCATGAACGGCGACTGCCCGCGCGGGCTGGCCAGGTGGCAGGCGCGCGCCAGCAGCTCCTTGCCGGTGCCGGTCTCGCCCTCGATCAGCAGCGGCGCGTCCAGCGGCGCCATGCGCCGCGCCTCGCGGACCACCGCGGCCATTACCCGCGAACTCTGGAAGATACTGTCGAAGCCACGCAGCTCCTGCTTGCGCACATGGTAGATGCGCTCGCCGACGCGATCCGCGCGATGCAGGGTCAGCACCGCTCCAGCCAGCGCCTCGCTCTCGTCGTGCTCGGATTGCAGCGGCGCGATGTCGGCGAGGAACACGTCGCCCTTCACCTTCACCCGCAGCCCGTTGATCCGCGCCTTGTTGGCGCGCACCAGTTCGGGCAGGTCGAGGTCCTCCACATAGCGCGACAGCGGAATCCCCGGCACCTCGTCGACGCGCACGCCGAGCAACTGCGCGGCGGCACGGTTGGCGGCGACGATCTGCCCGCCCATGTCCACCGAGAGCACCGGGAAGTCCAGGGCGGCGAGCAGCGCGTTGAGTTCCAG containing:
- a CDS encoding sigma-54-dependent phenylalanine hydroxylase transcriptional regulator PhhR codes for the protein MRIKVHCQNRVGILRDILNLLVDYGINVNRGEVGGDQGNAIYLLCPNMINLQLQSLRPKLEAVPGVFGVKRVGLMPSERRHLELNALLAALDFPVLSVDMGGQIVAANRAAAQLLGVRVDEVPGIPLSRYVEDLDLPELVRANKARINGLRVKVKGDVFLADIAPLQSEHDESEALAGAVLTLHRADRVGERIYHVRKQELRGFDSIFQSSRVMAAVVREARRMAPLDAPLLIEGETGTGKELLARACHLASPRGQSPFMALNCAGLPESMAETELFGYGPGAFEGARPEGKLGLLELTAGGTLFLDGVGEMSPRLQAKLLRFLQDGCFRRVGSDEEVYLDVRVICATQVDLSELCAKGEFRQDLYHRLNVLSLHIPPLRECLDGLAPLAEHFLDQASRQIGCGLPKLSAQALERLERYHWPGNVRQLENVLFQAVSLCEGGTVKAEHIRLPDYGAPQPLGDFSLEGDLDAIVGRFEKAVLERLFREHPSSRQLGKRLGVSHTTAANKLRQHGVGQGEG
- a CDS encoding DUF2790 domain-containing protein gives rise to the protein MKAFALMALFACSPLVMAAGAQDQPASQQENAVEEYAYGMQLDVARVISSTDTSNACGIVPARMTYEDSNGQKHTVEYQVWGNGCTGG
- a CDS encoding FUSC family protein; translated protein: MPRATRKGLPLVPPAPLAFFPSPDELRRALLEWARSDGVAWVFVFKALLTASLALWLAYRLELPQPSTVLVTVFIVMQTQSGQVLAKSFYRIVGTLIGLSVMVTLIALFAQERVLFLACLALWVGLCTAGAARYRDFRGYACVLAGYTATMIGIPATAHPEGAFMAALWRVLEISLGILCTGTVSAIFLPQTSGAALRNTLYGRFRDFAGFAAEGLQGSLDGERFGELSARFVAQSVGLENLRSATTFEDPHMRLRSGRLIRLNNEFMVMTSRFHGLHRLLERLRGRGAQNVLEVLAPCLAELAGLLAPIRERTPTDADAARLAERIEAYKPELMQNIRQARQRLVEQRPGENDLLDFNTAAELAFRFTDDLHNYALTHASLAEHHHAREQWKESFVARANPVAALVAGARSALMIGLLGTFWIQTSWPHGGTFALTAVLISALSSTSPNPGRLSLQLTLGTLAGACIGLFVLLYLLPHVDGFPMLLCCLLPVFAVGALLLWRPQWNGYGVGLLVWFCFASLPANMARYDALAFFNEYLALLLSMVLATVAAMVILPPNRPWMWKRLEHDLRERVVFAISGKSKGLVSGFESGTRDLLNQAYTFSAGRPDVQRRLLGWMFLVLEVGQAIIELRLEQQRLPQEPCYAERTAWRRAIRLMGRALIRLFLQPGPSNRQRALHAVNQAIMAVRAAPEPRAPQFDTSPLRRVLSYLHFIRSALLDPQSPLGQERNP